The Desulfatibacillum aliphaticivorans DSM 15576 genome includes a window with the following:
- a CDS encoding transglutaminase-like domain-containing protein, translating to MNPQKEHLQPTPIINSDHESVIAFARENAGKSENPVDQAISLYYAVRDGIRYNPYKFVLTVEGLKASTTLEVGEAWCVPKAALLAACCRVMGIPARVGYADVQNHLSTKRMREQMQTNVFHWHGYNTIYLNGKWVKATPAFNVELCEKFRLRTLEFDGENDSIYHPFDLDGNKHMDYINFRGEYDDVPLAEMIKTFQGLYGEDAFANVDEDFDADVAKENPGA from the coding sequence ACTTGCAGCCCACGCCCATCATCAATTCCGATCATGAATCCGTCATCGCTTTCGCCCGGGAAAACGCGGGGAAATCCGAAAACCCCGTGGACCAGGCAATCAGCCTGTATTACGCCGTCCGGGACGGCATCCGGTACAATCCCTACAAATTCGTCCTGACCGTGGAAGGCTTGAAAGCCTCCACCACCCTGGAGGTGGGCGAGGCCTGGTGCGTACCCAAAGCCGCCCTGCTGGCCGCCTGCTGCCGGGTCATGGGCATTCCGGCCCGGGTGGGTTACGCGGACGTACAAAATCATCTTTCCACCAAACGCATGCGCGAGCAAATGCAGACCAACGTGTTTCACTGGCACGGGTACAACACCATTTATCTGAACGGAAAATGGGTGAAAGCCACGCCTGCGTTCAACGTGGAGTTATGCGAAAAATTCCGCCTGAGAACCCTGGAGTTTGACGGGGAGAACGACTCCATTTACCATCCCTTTGATTTGGACGGGAACAAGCACATGGATTACATCAACTTCCGGGGCGAATACGACGACGTTCCCCTGGCCGAGATGATCAAGACCTTTCAGGGCCTGTACGGAGAAGACGCCTTCGCCAACGTGGACGAGGACTTTGACGCGGACGTGGCTAAGGAAAATCCCGGCGCCTGA
- a CDS encoding DUF362 domain-containing protein produces MIAKNRVMILDAAYDEESLKDAVEAVFREFPLDLDGKTVLVKPNILAGEPPEKGVTTHPMLVKAVVDKLKAQGAKVMVGDNPGVFGYGRSEKAAETARISDAVGDAFVHLGQSPVKTSLPSQDVPCVMISNEVLTADLVINLPKLKTHGLTFYTGAVKNTFGYVVGGDKMRVHSQAVTPKRFSQALVDIFSVRPPDLTIMDAVVAMEGAGPHHGSLRNVGKILASNNAVSLDAVAVTMIGGNPRSILHLDIAAEKGLGAIDLDQISLNTEIVPIPDFKMPVTFVPGVMGMVLNRFLSKWINCLPQIQEDKCKQCGLCVKHCPTKAMTMAKKSYPKADKNVCINCYCCQEMCPEDAIVLKGRTLNFIRGSSR; encoded by the coding sequence ATGATCGCAAAAAACCGGGTGATGATTTTGGATGCGGCCTACGACGAGGAATCCCTAAAGGATGCGGTGGAGGCCGTGTTCCGGGAATTCCCCCTGGATTTGGACGGGAAGACCGTTCTGGTCAAGCCCAACATCCTGGCCGGAGAGCCGCCGGAAAAAGGCGTGACCACCCATCCCATGCTGGTGAAGGCGGTGGTGGACAAGCTCAAGGCCCAAGGCGCCAAGGTGATGGTGGGCGACAACCCCGGCGTGTTCGGCTACGGCAGGTCGGAAAAAGCCGCGGAAACCGCCCGGATTTCAGACGCCGTGGGCGACGCCTTTGTGCACCTGGGCCAGAGCCCGGTCAAAACCAGCCTGCCGTCCCAGGACGTCCCCTGCGTCATGATCTCCAACGAGGTGCTCACCGCTGATCTGGTGATCAACCTGCCCAAGCTCAAAACCCACGGCCTGACCTTTTACACCGGCGCGGTGAAGAACACCTTCGGCTACGTGGTGGGCGGGGATAAAATGCGGGTCCATTCCCAGGCGGTGACGCCCAAGCGCTTTTCCCAGGCCCTGGTGGATATTTTTTCGGTCCGGCCGCCGGACTTGACCATCATGGACGCCGTGGTCGCCATGGAAGGCGCCGGCCCCCACCACGGAAGCCTGCGGAACGTGGGAAAAATCCTGGCCAGTAACAACGCCGTGAGCCTGGACGCCGTTGCCGTAACCATGATTGGGGGAAATCCCAGATCCATCCTGCACCTGGACATCGCCGCGGAAAAGGGCCTGGGCGCCATCGACCTGGATCAAATCTCCCTGAACACGGAAATCGTCCCCATCCCCGATTTTAAAATGCCCGTGACCTTTGTCCCGGGCGTCATGGGCATGGTCTTGAACCGGTTTTTATCCAAGTGGATCAACTGCCTGCCCCAAATCCAGGAAGACAAATGCAAGCAGTGCGGCCTGTGCGTCAAGCACTGCCCTACCAAAGCCATGACCATGGCGAAAAAATCCTATCCCAAGGCGGACAAGAACGTCTGCATCAATTGCTATTGCTGCCAGGAAATGTGCCCGGAAGACGCCATCGTCCTCAAGGGCCGCACCCTGAACTTCATCAGGGGCTCCTCCCGATAG
- a CDS encoding PAS domain S-box protein: MTFKTPPSYEELQKRLKRAEDALQAVRDGQVDAIVGNNHTLVVRLAEAEAREAHIKNVLLTIRSVNKLLVSEETPLSLIEKACIQLTAGPSYQNAWIALADSQTHQVTAVKSGRASGGFLQLERQLMQGAYPRCVRQSFLADEVTVVRDARRDCPECPLTREYGGWAVFTCRLGYKDRIHGVLSVSVPEELAGNQEEQVLFRELANDIGFALDKMAAQQQAEKRIALLGRMLDLAPASITIHDFKGRFHYGNQATYTLHGYADEEEFLNTDLHNLDAPETRAMLPERYRKIREKGEARFEVLHHRKDGSTFPLEVLARFIEWDGKPAILSVAADITERKKAEEALRESESRVRTKLNALLDPEGDIGRLNLADVLDVDQIQSLMDDFHALTDIGVGIIDLEGNVLVGTGWQDVCTKFHRVHPETALNCRESDTLLASTVEPGTFKLYKCKNNMWDMATPIVIGGRHAGNLFLGQFFFEDETPDVAAFREQARRYGFDEEAYLKAYLSVPRWSRKTVDQVMTFYCNLINLISRMSYAHIKLARTSEALRQSEQLFRSFVENANDIVYALSAEGRFTYVSPNWLEFLGEPAERAVGKSFEPYVHPEDVHLCRAFLEKTVMNGGKQGGLEYRVRHHDGSWRWHMSKGSPNRDESGKVTGYVGIARDVTEAKQAEEALKASEMRFKEMLRNVTSVAVQGYALDGAVSYWNHAAETFYGYTEEEALGQNLIDLIIPPAMREAVQTEMRQMAETGEAIPPSELELMRKDGSPIQVYSSHALVRLPGREPELFCIDIDLTEHKLAEKKLREEREQLLAIFNSIDEVIYISDPATHELLYVNSYFQRMLPPDCLGAKCYKIIQNLDSPCPFCTNDIILKQKPASHHWEFHNKHVDRHYAIADRIISWPDGRDVRFEIAIDITKRKHLERRNQVLANIIKRSQDFIGVADTDQAAYFVNPAGQAMVGLDGEEAVAQTRIEDYFLPDDLPYLRNTILPAVMRDGRWAGEFRFRHFKTGEAIPVLYDLFHTEDIATGDMTDLATITRNITERKQAEAEREQLHAQLTQAQKMESVGRLAGGVAHDFNNMLNVIIGYSELALDGMPPAHPFYESFREILDAAMRSSEVTRQLLAFARKQTIAPRVLDLNETLEGMLKMLRRLIGEDIRMIWKPGSETWFVRMDPSQLDQLLANLCVNARDAISSGGEICISVHNEIVSPEACIPTPDLKPGDYVLLSVKDNGCGMDRETMANIFEPFFTTKKPDRGTGLGLSTIYGIVKQNDGAVLVESEPGKGALFKIYLPRHGSPETASEALQAAEPLEGKGETVLLVEDEKAIISMAKSMLERSGYRVLTASSPQKALNLVDEFQDGIQLLITDVIMPGMNGKDLAEELKSRHPSLKVLFMSGYTADLIARHGVLEKDVHFLEKPFSQNKLAEQVRKALES; this comes from the coding sequence ATGACGTTCAAGACGCCGCCGTCCTATGAGGAACTGCAAAAGAGGCTAAAACGCGCTGAGGACGCCCTGCAGGCCGTTCGGGACGGTCAGGTGGACGCCATTGTGGGGAATAATCACACCCTGGTGGTGCGTCTGGCGGAGGCGGAGGCCCGGGAAGCGCACATCAAGAATGTTTTGCTGACCATTCGCAGCGTGAACAAACTTTTGGTTTCCGAGGAGACTCCCCTGAGCCTGATAGAAAAGGCCTGCATTCAACTCACGGCCGGTCCAAGCTACCAGAACGCCTGGATCGCCCTGGCGGACTCCCAAACCCATCAGGTCACGGCCGTTAAATCCGGCCGGGCCAGCGGCGGCTTTTTGCAGCTGGAGCGGCAACTGATGCAGGGTGCATATCCCCGCTGTGTGCGGCAATCTTTCCTGGCTGATGAGGTGACGGTGGTCCGGGACGCCCGGCGGGATTGTCCCGAGTGTCCGCTGACGCGGGAGTACGGGGGATGGGCGGTCTTTACTTGCCGTTTGGGGTACAAGGATCGCATCCACGGCGTGTTGTCCGTCTCCGTTCCAGAGGAACTGGCCGGCAATCAGGAGGAGCAAGTCCTGTTCAGGGAGCTTGCCAATGACATAGGGTTCGCCCTGGACAAAATGGCGGCCCAACAACAGGCTGAAAAACGAATAGCCCTGTTGGGGCGCATGCTGGACCTGGCTCCGGCCTCCATAACCATCCATGACTTCAAGGGCCGGTTTCATTATGGAAACCAAGCCACATACACCTTGCACGGCTACGCTGACGAGGAAGAGTTTTTGAACACGGATTTGCATAACCTGGACGCTCCGGAGACCCGGGCCATGCTGCCGGAGCGTTACCGGAAAATCCGGGAGAAGGGGGAAGCGCGCTTTGAAGTCCTTCACCACCGAAAGGACGGATCCACTTTTCCCCTGGAGGTGCTGGCAAGATTCATTGAGTGGGACGGCAAGCCCGCCATTTTAAGCGTCGCCGCCGACATTACGGAACGCAAGAAAGCCGAAGAGGCCCTGCGGGAGAGTGAAAGCAGGGTGCGGACCAAGCTGAACGCCCTCCTTGATCCGGAAGGCGATATTGGGCGTTTGAATCTCGCCGACGTTTTGGACGTTGATCAAATACAATCCCTGATGGACGATTTTCACGCATTGACGGACATCGGAGTGGGCATTATCGACCTGGAGGGAAATGTCCTTGTCGGGACAGGCTGGCAGGATGTCTGCACCAAATTCCACCGGGTTCATCCCGAAACCGCCTTAAATTGCCGTGAAAGCGACACGCTTCTCGCATCCACCGTGGAGCCGGGAACCTTCAAATTGTATAAATGCAAGAACAACATGTGGGATATGGCGACCCCGATTGTCATTGGCGGGAGACACGCCGGCAACCTCTTCCTCGGTCAGTTTTTCTTTGAGGATGAAACGCCCGACGTCGCGGCCTTCCGGGAACAGGCCCGCCGTTATGGATTCGACGAGGAGGCATATCTTAAGGCCTATCTATCCGTCCCTCGCTGGTCGCGTAAAACGGTGGATCAGGTGATGACCTTTTACTGCAATCTCATCAATCTTATCTCCCGCATGTCCTACGCCCATATCAAACTGGCGCGGACCAGCGAGGCCTTGCGTCAAAGCGAGCAGTTGTTCCGTTCTTTCGTGGAGAATGCCAACGACATTGTATACGCCCTTTCCGCCGAAGGCCGGTTTACCTATGTTTCCCCAAATTGGCTGGAGTTCCTGGGCGAACCGGCGGAACGAGCCGTGGGAAAGTCCTTTGAGCCTTATGTCCACCCTGAGGACGTCCACCTGTGCCGCGCCTTCCTGGAAAAAACGGTGATGAACGGCGGCAAACAAGGCGGTCTGGAATATCGGGTCCGGCATCACGACGGGTCCTGGCGGTGGCACATGTCCAAGGGGTCCCCCAACAGGGATGAGTCCGGGAAAGTCACGGGTTATGTCGGCATTGCCCGCGATGTGACCGAAGCAAAGCAAGCCGAAGAAGCGCTGAAAGCCAGCGAAATGCGTTTCAAGGAGATGCTGCGGAATGTGACCTCGGTGGCTGTCCAGGGGTACGCCCTGGACGGCGCGGTAAGCTATTGGAACCATGCCGCGGAAACCTTTTACGGCTACACCGAGGAAGAGGCCCTTGGCCAAAACCTGATAGACTTGATCATTCCTCCCGCCATGCGCGAAGCCGTGCAAACGGAGATGCGCCAAATGGCCGAAACCGGAGAGGCGATCCCGCCGTCCGAGCTGGAATTGATGCGCAAGGACGGTTCGCCCATCCAGGTCTATTCATCCCACGCCTTGGTCCGCCTGCCGGGGCGCGAGCCCGAGTTATTCTGCATTGATATTGATCTCACCGAACATAAACTGGCCGAAAAAAAGCTGCGGGAAGAACGGGAGCAACTGCTCGCCATATTCAACAGCATTGACGAGGTAATCTACATCTCCGACCCGGCAACCCATGAGTTGTTGTATGTCAACAGCTATTTCCAGCGAATGCTGCCGCCCGATTGCCTCGGCGCAAAATGTTACAAAATCATACAAAACCTGGATTCGCCATGCCCTTTCTGCACCAACGATATTATATTGAAGCAAAAACCCGCTTCCCATCACTGGGAATTCCATAACAAGCATGTTGACCGGCATTACGCGATAGCGGATCGCATCATCAGTTGGCCGGATGGCAGGGACGTCCGCTTTGAAATTGCCATAGACATCACCAAACGCAAGCATTTGGAACGGCGCAATCAGGTCCTGGCTAATATTATCAAACGCAGTCAGGATTTCATTGGCGTGGCGGATACGGACCAGGCGGCTTACTTCGTGAATCCAGCCGGGCAGGCGATGGTGGGGCTGGATGGGGAAGAGGCGGTCGCGCAGACCAGGATCGAAGATTACTTCCTGCCTGATGACTTGCCGTACCTCCGGAACACCATTCTTCCCGCCGTTATGCGGGATGGACGATGGGCGGGGGAGTTTCGCTTTCGCCATTTCAAAACGGGTGAAGCGATTCCCGTTCTTTACGACCTTTTCCATACCGAAGACATTGCCACCGGCGACATGACCGACTTGGCAACCATTACGCGCAATATTACCGAGCGCAAGCAGGCCGAGGCCGAGCGGGAACAACTCCATGCCCAATTGACGCAAGCGCAAAAAATGGAGTCCGTGGGCAGGTTGGCGGGCGGAGTGGCTCATGATTTCAACAACATGTTGAATGTGATCATCGGATACTCGGAGCTGGCTTTGGACGGCATGCCCCCTGCCCATCCCTTTTATGAAAGCTTCAGGGAAATCCTGGACGCCGCCATGAGATCCTCGGAAGTCACCCGGCAGTTGCTGGCTTTTGCGCGAAAACAAACCATCGCCCCCAGGGTTTTGGATCTGAATGAAACCTTGGAAGGCATGCTGAAAATGCTGCGCAGGCTGATTGGGGAGGACATCCGGATGATCTGGAAACCCGGGAGCGAGACATGGTTTGTGCGCATGGACCCGTCCCAATTGGATCAGTTGCTCGCCAACCTGTGCGTCAACGCCAGGGACGCTATTTCCAGCGGCGGGGAAATATGCATAAGCGTCCATAATGAAATAGTTTCACCAGAGGCCTGCATTCCCACCCCGGATCTCAAACCCGGCGATTATGTGCTTTTGAGCGTGAAAGATAACGGCTGCGGCATGGACCGGGAAACCATGGCCAATATTTTCGAACCCTTTTTCACGACCAAGAAGCCGGACCGGGGGACCGGTCTGGGACTGTCCACCATATACGGCATCGTCAAACAAAATGATGGCGCCGTTTTGGTGGAAAGCGAGCCGGGGAAAGGCGCCTTGTTTAAAATCTATCTGCCCAGGCATGGCTCGCCGGAGACTGCGTCAGAGGCTTTGCAGGCGGCTGAACCCCTTGAGGGAAAAGGGGAAACCGTACTGCTGGTTGAGGATGAAAAAGCCATCATTTCCATGGCTAAAAGCATGTTGGAAAGATCCGGTTACCGCGTGCTGACTGCTTCCTCTCCCCAGAAGGCCCTTAATCTGGTTGACGAGTTCCAGGACGGCATCCAATTGCTCATTACGGATGTCATCATGCCCGGCATGAACGGCAAGGATTTGGCCGAGGAGCTCAAATCCCGCCACCCGTCCCTGAAAGTCTTGTTTATGTCCGGGTACACGGCCGACCTTATCGCCCGGCACGGCGTCCTGGAGAAGGATGTGCACTTTCTGGAAAAACCGTTTTCCCAAAACAAGCTGGCCGAACAGGTCAGAAAAGCCTTGGAAAGCTAA
- a CDS encoding circadian clock KaiB family protein produces MTAHDQNCGSGLPDCRAVLYIAGDAPNSRIALQNIKMIQENISQWNLKVAIVDVVATPEVALEKGIYLTPALEIEAHGMESLVYGNLSDKEKILALFGEKHDDVQDAAVL; encoded by the coding sequence ATGACGGCTCATGACCAGAATTGCGGCTCCGGCCTGCCGGATTGCCGGGCCGTGCTTTACATTGCCGGAGACGCCCCCAACTCCCGTATCGCTTTGCAAAACATCAAAATGATCCAGGAAAATATATCACAATGGAATTTGAAAGTAGCCATCGTGGATGTTGTTGCAACCCCTGAAGTCGCCCTGGAAAAAGGAATATATCTTACGCCCGCCCTGGAGATCGAGGCTCACGGCATGGAATCCCTGGTTTACGGCAACTTGAGCGATAAGGAAAAAATCCTAGCCCTGTTTGGAGAGAAGCACGATGACGTTCAAGACGCCGCCGTCCTATGA